GCAGCGAgtgcaccagcagcagcgggtCCACCGTCAGCTGCATCTTCCCGTCCACCCACACGCTGAACCTGGCGTTGGGGAACAGCCTGTGCAGCAGGTGCTTCACCACGACGCCGTTCATGGCGGGGCTCTCGTAGGGGAGCTTTTCCTGCTGCAGCTTCACCACGCGCCACGCGCCGACGACCGTGCTGGACGGTGCGAGAGGGTCGTCTGGTTTCAGGATGCCGTGGCTAGTGAGGACCCCGTGGGTACGGTCGTCGACGAACATGAAGAAGCAAGCCGTCTTGAGCGTCGCGGAGCCGAGCCCCTTGGGCTGCCGGACCTTGTCGTGGTCGTTCAGGATCGCCGAGGCCACCACCACGCCTCTGCAGCTCTCCATGGCCAGTCTGTCTGAAACAAATCATCAACGTTGAAGTAGCACACTTTGGGAGTATTGCTTATTTGCTTTCTGAAATTGAAAATCAGAAGGAAATTGAGATGTAAATCAGAATTGTTTTGACTCTTAGATCGTTGCAAGACATCTTTTTTATTCGGAACCGTCGCAACACATTTTTCAATGGCATGGAGGTGCTTTCATTCACGCACGTAACAGACCAAATTTCGCTCTTTTAGCGGAAACTCCAACTTTTTAAGGGATCTGgaatcaaaaaagaaagaaaagagaaccAGGAAAAGAGATCATAATTATCCTTTAAAACAAGGAAAATCAAGAAAATTCACATGTAGTACTAAGGAATATGCATATCAAGAAAATCAAAATTGGTGGATTTTCTGGTGTGAGGATTTCTATTTTTCTACATTTTTCCTTAACTGCTCCAGATATTTCTGGTTACTTTGCATGGTGAATGGCTACCACGTGTGCGAAATCATTGGCAGTGACATGTTATTTAAAGAACTTTGCAATCTTTTGAGGGACGAAACCTGTATCATTTACTAAACACATTTGAGGCTCAAACTTGTCTGATTACAAAAGACCACATGATGCGTTAATGCAGTTGACTTGTagggcaaaaagaaaaaaaaacatgaaaacaaAACGAATGGTGTATGCTATGCGCCTCGAGGGATTATCATGAATCATGGAGAGAAATATTGCGCTACAAGGACATTCCGAATAATTATTACTCCGTAATATATacccctccgtcccatattaaatgtcaaaatattacatgtatctagatgttttttagttatagatacatctatgtttaagaaaatttgagacatgtaatatgggacggagggagtgtgCAAATGTTAATGAGGTGGAAGAGCTCACCTGCTTGTGTCACGGGGAACTCCTTGAAGAACCCACAGGGGATTTCCACCGCACCGTCCGTGCGACCGAAGAACGATCTCCGTTCCTCGGTGGACAGATTTCCGGCAAACGAGCCCTTCCTGCCGTTCTGGTACCGCAACGCGGGGGACGCCGAGAGGTTGCCGCGGCAGAGGCCATTGATCCCTTCCAAAACAGTCCTGTAGTCTGCTCCAAGAAGCAAAGATTCGCGGATCACTTTTCCAGATCAACATGATCGATCCGTCAGAAACGGAATGAAACAGTACCACCGTCTTTCTTGCTCGCATACGTACGTCAATAGATTAGAAATGTAGTAAAAGGAAAGGAACAACAAGTCCAAAATGGAAGATGGAGAAAAGGTGAAGGAGCCACCAAGAGACGAGGAGGGGGACCTGAGAAGACGGCGGGGTCGGAGCAgagcgcgcgcggggcggggAGCGCGTGCTTGTGCTCGCCGTAGTCGCGCGGGTAGTGGAAGagcttcgtcttcgtcgtcgtcgaggaggaggcggaggaggaagaagggatgaggaggtggaggagagggCAGCGGGAGGGGTCGGAGAAGGAGACGTAGAGCGCGAGCGGGAGCGTGGTGAGGAGGTAGAGCAGGGAGAGGCAGAGCAGCTTGGACTGCAGCAACGGGGGACTCCGCACCCGCATCCGCAACCACCCCATCGCGTCTCAGATCACATCACTTGCTATGCCTTGCCTTGGCAACGGGCGCGCGGGTAGAGTGGCGGGTCGCACGCTGCAACCGCTACGAGTGCACCGGGAGCGTGGCGTGTGGTTGTTTTGACCTTTTGAGTCATGATCGGATCGTGTGCGTGTATAACGGAGGGGGAAAAAGAACGAGGTTCCGTCAGTCCTCCCCGCGATCCTTGCGTTGCGGAGGGGTTCAAATTAGGGGTACAACAAGCTACAAGCCGCGCGGGCCTGCCCTCTCCGCGGGCACAAGCGGCTATGCCCGCATGCAACGGCCAGCGACGAGCCGCATAATCCTGCAAGAATTGCGGTGAGTCGGTGACGGTGGTCCTAGAGGCTAGAGCAAGAGGCCAGTCGTTGAAGTGGCTGttcctccacggcctcccctGCTTTGACCACGAGCTATTGCACTGCCGCCGGGCGCCAGCGTCCAGTGATGGATTTCACATTTATTTCAGCGATTAGCTGAATCACGAGAGGAATTATTTGTCGGGTCTTAATGTTCTGATACGAAGAACTTTTCAGAGTGGATTCGCGTTGCCGATGGGGCGGTTTTGCCATGTTTTCGTCACTTCATGCAAGCTAACAGCTCTGCCTATATTTGATGAACCTTCCACTTGCTGAGTCCGAACCCTGAATCAAGTGAATAAACAATCATTGAGACTAGAGACATAAGGACTACAGTGCTGTAGTTCGGAGCGTGCAGAAGGCAGAGAGGGTCAACTGTGATAAGGTTACCAGATCTGCTCTTCCATTCTGCCTCGGCTACACCCCCTCTCTTTTCTTCGGAAATGGCCTCGACTGTAGTATCCAATCATAAATCATTCAACCATAGTTTAGTTAAACGATTGGGAGGAATTCAACGTCGCCAAACATAGTACGATCGATACGAAATCAGTGATTCGGCCACCTCTGTTCGATTCTTCCCGTGTGTTCAGTTGCAACGAATAGCAGCAGTGGCAGTGTGATGGTCGAGGGACGTCATAGGATACGTATCATCAGAAAAAGCTTCCCAAATCTTATttgaaaactaaacaaaacatGCAGATCAATTTACCGCGAGCCTGGTGACCAAGTTGCAAACATTTCCCCCCAAAAGATGCACTTTATTTACTCGCAGTTTTTAAGCTAAACATT
The Brachypodium distachyon strain Bd21 chromosome 2, Brachypodium_distachyon_v3.0, whole genome shotgun sequence genome window above contains:
- the LOC100843247 gene encoding uncharacterized protein LOC100843247, which codes for MGWLRMRVRSPPLLQSKLLCLSLLYLLTTLPLALYVSFSDPSRCPLLHLLIPSSSSASSSTTTKTKLFHYPRDYGEHKHALPAPRALCSDPAVFSDYRTVLEGINGLCRGNLSASPALRYQNGRKGSFAGNLSTEERRSFFGRTDGAVEIPCGFFKEFPVTQADRLAMESCRGVVVASAILNDHDKVRQPKGLGSATLKTACFFMFVDDRTHGVLTSHGILKPDDPLAPSSTVVGAWRVVKLQQEKLPYESPAMNGVVVKHLLHRLFPNARFSVWVDGKMQLTVDPLLLVHSLLLLGKQGADMAVSKHPFNLHTMEEAIATARWHKWGDADAIRAQMETYCRNGLSPWSPSKLPYPSDVPDTAIIIRRHGSASDHFSCLLFNELEAFNPRDQLAFAYVRDQMSPRVRINMFEAEVLEHIAVEYRHNLKRGNGGRKQGIARMASSRDITGSSCEKYLMKMWGEPTE